One window of Tachysurus vachellii isolate PV-2020 chromosome 21, HZAU_Pvac_v1, whole genome shotgun sequence genomic DNA carries:
- the tpd52 gene encoding tumor protein D52 — MIQVLSCHRLEISQMDPIEDYKSPFSFEEGFNTNYLYLSTNESFTPLSSPALPCRGSQRPDSIPEVGEDAASALQPASSTALTEEEQEELRSELVKVEEEIQTLTQVLASKERHLAEIKRKLGITPFNELKQNLSKSWQEVTTSTAYKRTSETLSQAGQKATAAFSSVGSVISRKLEDVSIRSIQHSTSMPVMRNTPTFKSFEDKVDSLKTKVSPTASSSELGIESESTPIAEPVVKQPGGTSVLASEPQ; from the exons ATGATCCAAGTGTTGAGCTGTCATCGGTTAGAGATTTCACAGATGGATCCTATTGAGGACTACAAGTCTCCTTTCAGCTTTGAGGAAGGCTTTAACACCAACTACCTTTACTTGTCCACTAATGAGAGCTTCACTCCACTCAGCTCACCGGCACTGCCATGCAGAG GTTCTCAGAGACCAGACTCCATCCCAGAAGTGGGGGAAGATGCAGCGAGCGCACTGCAGCCTGCCTCTAGCACAGCCCTTACAGAGGAGGAACAAGAGGAGCTTCGTAGTGAACTGGTGAAG GTGGAGGAGGAAATCCAGACTCTTACTCAAGTGCTGGCTTCTAAGGAGAGGCACTTGGCAGAGATCAAGCGGAAGCTGGGAATCACTCCATTCAATGAGCTTAAACAGAACCTGAGCAAGAGCTGGCAGGAAGTCACTACATCCACAGC GTATAAGAGGACGTCAGAGACGCTGAGCCAAGCTGGCCAGAAAGCCACAGCAGCATTCTCCAGTGTGGGTTCAGTCATCAGCAGAAAGCTGGAGGATGTcag TATACGCTCCATACAACACTCCACTAGCATGCCTGTGATGAG GAACACTCCCACCTTCAAGTCGTTTGAGGACAAAGTGGACAGTTTAAAG ACCAAGGTGAGCCCCACTGCATCTTCCTCCGAGCTGGGGATTGAGTCAGAATCGACGCCGATTGCAGAGCCGGTGGTCAAGCAGCCAGGAGGGACGAGTGTTCTGGCTTCAGAGCCACAATGA